The DNA sequence TCGGTGATCCGGCCGGTGATCGGCAGCACGACCTCCTCCCCGCCCGATTGAGCGCGGGCCGTTGGGATGGAGAACAGGCCGGCGATCGGGATCAGGAGCGCAACGGCGGAACGGAATGGTCGGGAACGCATGGTATCAGGGATGGTGGCCCTGATACGAACGCATGGGTCCGGTGGTTCCGAACGGTCAGCGCACCACCCGCCGCACGACGGGAGGCGAGCCCTCGCTGTCCAGCCGGACCAGGAGGGCACCGCGGGCGACTTCCGGCAGGGTGATGCGGCTTGTGGAACCGGCTGACACCCAGCTTCGGTGCACGGAGCGGCCCACGGCATCGAGGACGGTGACCCAGGCACCCTGTTGGTCCCTGTCCGGCCCGATGCAAAGGACATCCCCATCCATCCACACGGCACGCTGGCCCACCTCCACTCCCTGCACACCCGTGCAGATCTCCACGAAGAGCTCCACGAAGTTGTCGCTGAGCTCCAGGCAGGCCCCATCGCTGGTGAGGTCGCGGATGGACAGGCCTGCTTCAAGACCGAACAGTGCCCCGTCCCAGCTCACGGCGTGGATCCGGTAAGCTCCATCACGAAGGGTGTCCGCCTCCAATAGGCCGCCGGGCAGTTCAGCGACGATGTTGTCGCCATCATCGGTCAGCACGAGGATCACCGGGGAGGTCCCCTGGGAGAAGCTCACGAAGGTCAGCAGGTCGGAGAGCCCGTCCTTGCAGATGGTCAGGGTGGTGTCGCCCTGGTCCGTCTTCACGATGTTGCCGTCGCAAAGCAACGGGGGCATGGCCGCACTGAGACAGATGCCGAAGGTGCCGGGGGCACCGAAATCGGTGTTGGTGAAGACCCGGACGCGATAGTTAGTGCCGGGTGTGGTGGGAATGGTGAACTCGAAGAGCGGCCAGACGCCGCAGACGAAGGAAGTGGCCAGGCAGCTGTCGGGCATCACCTCGATGCCCCAATCGGTGATGGAACCGGGGACCAGGCGGAGGAAGACCTCGCTGTGGATGTCGCTGTTGAAGGTGTACCAGACATCGGGGAAGGAGAGTCCGTTGCCATCGCACACCGGCAGGTCACCGCCCCAACTGGCCTGCCCGTTGTCGCCCGGCGTGGCAAGCAAGGGGCATTCCAGCAGGTCGTTGATGGTCAACGGCTGCGGGAAGGCGCAGCTGTCGTTCGTGGGGATCTGCGCAGCCACGCGCAGCGTGAGGGCGGCTGCGGCAAGGAGGGTCGGGATGCGGGCCATGGGGCGGAATAGGACCCGCCAAGGTAGCCGGAAAGGAGGAATGCCCTACCGGACGGTGAGCCGCTTCTGCCAGCTGCCATCGGCCGTCTCACAGCGCAGCACGTACCCGCCCGGCGCCATCCCGGTCAGGTCCAGGCGGCTCACCCCACCGGCCACCAGGCTCCGCTGCTCCGTCATCACCACCCGACCCATCAGGTCGGTGAGGCTCAGGCGCACGAGGCCGGCAGCGCCCGACCAGCGCAGGTCGGCGAAGCCCTGTGCCGGGTCGGGGAACACCGCGAAGGGAGCCTCATCGGCGGGGTGGCCCACCGTGGTGGTGATGTCCGCGGCGATGCACAGGCGGAAGTCGCCACCGAGACCGAGGTCCGTGTTCGTCATCACGCGCACGTAGTACGGTTGGTTCGGGATGGTGGTCACCGTGACGGGGCCTGAAGGGAACTGCACGCAGGCCACCTCGGCGCCGCCGCAAGCCTCGTACACGGCCATGGACCAGTCGCTCATCGTGAGGTTCTCGAGGGTGACCTCCACCTGGGTGTTGACACCGGGCTCGAAGGTGTACCAGACGTCCAGGTAGCCATTGGTCGACGAGTCGCAGGACGGATCATCGGTGGACAGGACCGCACCGCTGTTATATCCACCGGTGGAGCTGCCCGGGCAATCCGGAAGCGGAAGCACCTCGATGTAGGCGGCGTTGGCACAGTCATCGTTCGGCGGGGGGGCCGGGCAGGCGTTGGCCGAAACGGTCAGCACGTAGTCGCCTGAGGAGCCGCTACCGAAGTTGCCCACGGGGATGTAATAGGTCCCTGGCGCCAGACCCACGAAGGTGATCTCGGCGTTGGTGTCCACGCAGGTGAAGTCCGCCTGCGCGGTGAACAGCGTCTGGGCGGCCGGACAGCTGGTGGTCAGCGCCGGATAGACCTCATCGAAGGGGGGCGTGGAGCCGCAGTAGGAAATGGTCACGATGGCGCAGTCGCTCAAGGTGAACGCGTGCCAGACCTTGGGGACGCCATCGTTCAGGAGGCTGGTGATGTCGGCATCGGCCAGCGTGGTGGCACCCGCGTTGTTGCCCGTGAACGTGAGGGTGCCGCCCAAGGCAAGGGGATCGGCGATGACCGCGGAGCAGAGGTCGTTCGCCGGTGCCGATCCGCCACCCTGTACACAGATGGTGAAAGTGGGCCCTGCGGGCTGACCGCCGTACCAGTCGTAGACGCGCACGAAGTAGGTGTTCCCGATCGTCAGGTTCGAGAGCACCACGGTCTCGGTGGCCCCGAGCGCACCTTGATCGCCACAGGCGATGCTCGTCGTGGCGCCACAGGCCCCTTCCAGGACATCGACCACAGGGTTGAAGCCCAGCGATGGCTCCACCACCACCGAATGGTCGCTCGAGCTCGCCACGAAGCTGAACCACACATCGTCATTGGCGTCACCGGTGATCCCGGCGCAGGTGATGGCCGGCAGGGATTCCGTGGCGCCGAGCGTGGTGCCGTTGACAGGTGTGCATCCGGCATCGGGCACCAGCGCGATCGCTCCGCTGCATTCATCGTTCGCCGGGGGCGGGGTGGTGCAGACCTGGCCCGTGAACGTCAGCGTGTACGGACCGGTGGAGCCCGGCTCATTGATCACCGGGAAGTAATAAGTGCCTGCAGGCAGGTTGGGGAAGAGGATGGTGACGTTGCCGTCCCCGCAGGTGACGAACTCGAACACGCCGGTGTTCACGATGTTGGCGATCGGGCACCCGATCACCAGGTTGATGAACGAGTTGGGAAAGGCCGGGGTGGTGCCGCACAGGTCCACGGTCACATCCATGCACTGGCTCAGGGAGAAGGCCTCCCAAACCTGGGCGGCGCCGAAACCCACCTCGTCGGTGGATCCTCCGCTATCGCCGTTGCGCACGGCCGGCACACCGGGGGACAGGGCCACCACGGTGGCGCCGGTGCACAGGTCGTTCACCGGGACACCACCGCCTTGTGCGAAGAGCTGCGGTGCGTGGGCGGCGAGGAGAGCGGCCAGGGCGGTGAGGGCGGTGCGGTACGGCATGGGCGGAAGGAATTCGGGTCAGTGGATCACGAAACGCTGTTCGGTGCGGGCGTGCGGCGTGGTGGCGCGCAGGGTGTAGGCACCGGGTGACAGGCGGTCGAGCTGCAGGCTGTGCGAGGCCCCTTGGGCGATGCGGGCACGCTCGGCATGCACGGCACGGCCGGCCATGTCCAGCACTTCCAGGGTGAAGGCCGCGTCAGCCGCCGGATTGCGCACGTTCAGCACACCGGTGGTCGGGTTGGGGAAGAGGCTCAACGGGGCGGTCTCCATGGCGGCCACGCCCGTGTTGATGCAGTTCACCCCGTCCACGGTGATGGCATAGGGTCCGATGGCGTTGCTGTTGGCATCGAGCACCACCGGCAGCAGGTAGGTTCCCGCATCGAGCTGGTAGAAGTAGTAGGTGAGGTTCTGGTCGCCGCAGGCCGTGTCATTGAAGGTGCTGAAGTACACCACCGAATCCGCCGGGCAGCTGGTGGCCAGGAAACCGAAGGCATTGGTCCACGCGGGGTTCTGTCCGCAATAGCTCACCGTCACGTCCATGCAGCTGTCGAGGCTGAAGGCATGCCACACCACCGGGGCCAGGCTGAAGGGGCTGCCGCTCACCCAGTCATCGGTGAAGGTGGCACCGGTGTTGTCACCGGTGAAGGTCAGCGGTGCACCCGGCTCCAGGGCCTCCGGGACCACGTTGGCGCAGTTGTCGTTGGGCGGGGTGTTGCTGCCCTGGCAGGCCACGGCCGTCACTTGGATGCTGTAGGGGCCGATGGCGTTGTTGTTGGCGTCACGCACCACGGGCAGCAGATAGGTGCCGGCGGCGAGCTCGTCGAACACATAGGTGAGGTTGCCATCGCCACAATCGGTGGTGTTGAAGGTGCTGAAGAGCACGATGCTGTCCGCAGGGCAGCCGGTGGCCAGGAAACCGAAGGCATTGGTCCAGGCCGGGTTCAACCCGCAATAGCTCACGGTCACCGTGGCGCACTCCACGGTGGTGAACATGTGCCACACGACCGGGGCGCCGGCGAAGGGGCTGGTGGGCACGAAGTCGGCCGTGGGGGTGGCGTTGGTGTTGTCGCCGGCGAAGGTCAGCGTATCGTCCACATTGAGGGCCACCGCGATGGCGTCCGCGCAGAAGTCGAAGAAGGCCGGAGGCGTGGAACATTCGGTGGCGAGCACATCGATGCTGTACGTGCCCACGGCGTTGTTATTGGCATCCAGCAGCACCGGGACGTAGTAGGTGCCTGCGGCAAGTTCGGAGTACACATAGGTGCGGTTGCCGTCGGCGCAGGTGGTGTCGTTGAAGGTGCTGAAGAAGACGAGCGAATCGGCCGGGCAGTCCGTGGCCAGGAAGCCGAAGCTGTTCTCCCACACCGGGTTCTGCCCGCAGTACCGCACTTCCACGGTGGCGCAGGTGGTGGTGGTGAAGGCATGCCACACCACCGGAGCACCGGCGAACGGCGAGCCCTGGGCGAAGTCGTTCGTCGCGGTGGCGTTGGTGTTGTCGCCGGTGAAGGTGAGGGTGTCACCGACCGCAAGCCCCTCTGCCGTCACCTGCCCGCACTGATCGTTGGGCGGGGCCTGCGATCCGCCGCAGGCCTCGGCCGTCACATTGATGACGTACGGACCGAAGGCGCTGCCGACCGCCGTCCATACCGGAAAGAGGTAGGTACCGGCAGGCAGGTTGTTGAAGCTCACGGTCGGGTTGCCGTCCCCGCAGCTGTTGTACTCATACAATTGGGTCACGATCAGGGCGTTGGTGGCCGGGCAGCTGGTGGCCAGCACGTTCCAGAAATCCACGAAGACCGACGGCGATCCGCAGTAGTCGATGGTGACATCCGCACAGGCCGTGGTGGTGAAGGCGTGCCACAGCACGGGGATCCCGAAGCCCTCCAGGACCGAGCCCGGTGCATAGTCACCGGTGATGGTGGCGTTGCTGTTGTCACCGGTCCATTGAAGGGTGCCACCAATGGCCAGGGGGTCGGCGACCACCTGGGAGCAATCGTCCACCCCCTGGGCGGCGATGCGGCTGATGCCAAAAAGAGCGACCGCGGCGAACGCGGTGCAGTGGATCAAAGCGGAATGAAGGGTCATGCGGTTGGGGTCGATGGGTGACGGGATACCGAGCGCAAAGATGTCCTCTCCGCGTAAAGCGAAGGTGAACGGGGACGGGTGGTTATCAACATTCGCCCGCGGATGGCGGAAGGTGCCGGCTACCTTTGGCCGCACATGAAGCCCCTTCCATGATGAACCCCGATCTGCAGGGCCAACGGGCGCTCGTGTGCGGCGCCACGCAGGGGATCGGAAGGGCGGTGGCCATGGCGCTGGCCGCACAGGGGGCCCGGGTGACGGTGCTCGCGCGCAAGGCCGAGGCGTTGGATCACCTGGTGACCGCGCTGCCGGGTGAGGGCCATCAGGCCCTGCCGGCCGACCTGTCAGCAACGGCCGAACTCGAGCAGGCGGTGGACCGTGCGCTCGGCGAAGGGTCCTTCACCATCCTGGTGAACAACGCCGGAGGGCCACCACCGGGGCCCGCGCACAAAGCGCAGGTCATGGAGTTCGAGCAGGCGATGCGGCTCCATCTGTTCGCGTTCCACACCCTGGTCAGGCGGCTTCTTCCGGGCATGCGCGAGGCCGGCCACGGCCGCATCATCAACATCATCAGCACCAGCGTGAAGCAGCCGCTGCCCGACCTGGGGGTGAGCAACACGGTGCGGGCGGCGGTGGCCAACTGGGCCAAAACGCTGGCGAACGAGCTGGGGCCATGGAACATCACGGTGAACAACGTGCTTCCGGGGGCCACGGCCACCGAGCGTCTCGAGGCCATCATCCGGGCGAAGGCCGAGCGCACTGGGTCGAGCGAGGAGGAGGTGGCGGCCCATATGCGTGCGGAGATCCCCTTGCGTCGCTTCGCCCTGCCCGAGGAGGTGGCGGCAGCCGTGGCCTTCCTGGCCGGACCGGGCGGCTCCTACGTCTCGGGGATCAACCTGCCGGTGGATGGCGGGCGCACGGCGAGCCTGTGATCAAGCCTGCTCCCGGGCGGCCAGGCGGAAGCCCTGACCGTGGATGTTGATGATCTCCACCTCGGGGTCCGCGCGCAGGTGCTTGCGCAGCCTGGCGATGTACACATCCATGCTGCGGCCATTGAAGTAGTTGTCATCGCCCCAGATCTCCCGCAGGGCCTGCCGACGCTCCAACAGGCCGTTGCGGTGCAGGCACAGCAGGCGCAGCAGTTCGCTCTCCTTGGTGGTGAGCTTTCGCTCCTCCTCCCCACGCCTCAGCAACTGCTTGCGCACATCGAACGTGTAGCTGCCGATGCTGTGCTGCTGAGGCTGCTCCGGGCCGAGACCGATGCCCGCACTGCGCCGCAGCACGGCCTGTACGCGCAGCACCAGCTCCTCCATGCTGAAGGGCTTGGTGAGGTAGTCGTCCGCCCCCGCCTGAAAGCCCTGGATGGTGTCCTGCTTCATGCTCTTGGCGGTGAGGAAGATGATGGGCACCTGGGCATCGGTCCGGCGGATCTCGCGGGCCAGGGTGAAGCCGTCCTTCACCGGCATCATCACGTCCAGCAGCAGCAGGTCATAGCGGTCCCTGGCCTCCGCGGCGGCACGAAAGGCCTTGAGGCCGGCCTCGCCATCGGCGCGCAGGTCCACCTCGAATCCTTTCACGCGCAGGTACTCGGCCAGCAGGGCGCCGAGGTTGGGGTCATCCTCGACCACCAGGAGCTTGGGTGTTGGAGCCATGTTCAAAGGGGAGGGTGATCGTGAAGGTGCTGCCCTGGCCGGGTTCGCTGGCCACCTGGATGCGTCCGCCATGCCGCTGCACCACGGCGCGCACATAACTGAGACCGAGGCCGAAGCCCTTCACGTTGTGGACGTTGCCGGTGGGCACCCGGTAGAGCTTCTCGAAGATGCGCCGTTGTTCGGCGCGCGGAATGCCGATCCCGTTGTCCTGCACCTCCACGGCGATCCCCTGGTGATCGCTGCGGGTGCGCACCTGGATGCGGGGTTCGCGGGCGGCGTACTTGATGGCGTTGTCGATCAGGTTCTGCAGCACGTTGGTCAGGTGGATGCGGTCGCCCTGCAGGCGATGCAGCACGGCCCCGAAGGCCACCTCGATGCCTCCTCCGCGCCGCTCGGCCTGGATGCGCATGTTGCGCACCACGTCGTCGATCAGCACGTGCAGGTCCAGGTCCACCGGCCGCAGCCGCATCTGCCCGCTGTCCTGCACGGCGCTCTGCAGCACGTTCTCCACCAGCACCCCGAGGCGCTTGTTCTCCTCGCGGATCATGTTCACGAAGGTGCGCGTCTGCTGTTCGGTGTGCGGCATGGACGGGTCGTTGAGCGCCTCGCAGGCCAGTGCGATGGTGCTGATGGGGGTCTTCAGCTCGTGGGTGAGGTTGTTCACCAGATCGTTCTTGATGTCGCTGATGCGCTTCTGCCGATGGACGGTGCGCAGGGTGATGACGAAGACGGCCACGATCACCAGCAGGAAGGCGGCGGACATCAGCAGCATGGGCCGGATGGCGGCACGCACCAGACGCTCCTGCCCGGGCAGGAGCACATGCAGACGCAGGCGTGCACCGGGCGCGTCGTTCCGGAAGAGCGGCACGGTATGCGGGGAGCTGACGAGCGCTGCGGTGTCGGCACCGGGCGAGGCCATCACCACCTGGTCCACGGCATCCAGGATGGCGTGGTCCACAACTCCTGTGATGCCGCGCAGTCGCAGCTCCTCGCCCAGCAGCGAATCGAGCACCGGGGCGGGCACACGTTCCTCCACGGGACGCACATCGTCCACAGCGATGAGGCCGCGGAGCATGTCGGCCACCACATCGTCCGACCCGGTGGGCGCGCCGATCACGGTGAGGCTGTCGGTGGAGCGCAGGCGGTCGAGGCCGCTGTGCGCGCGCAGGCGCTCCAAGGTCTCGAGGCGTTCCAGGCGCTCGCCCACCGCGATCAGGGCGTTGTCCACGCTGCGGCCCAGCTGCACGTCCTTCAGGTCCATCGACTCACCGATCCACCGCACCTGGATCACCACCAGGCCCACGAGCGCCAGGGTGATGGCCAGCGTGAGCCCCAGGATCGACCGCTCGTTCACGGTCCGAAACTATCCGGGCCCTTCTCCCCGGCCGGAACCACTTAACGTTCTTTAACGGCGATCAACGTGTCGTTAACGTTCGACGGGGCGTTCAGCGTGTACGTTCGCAGCATCGAACGCCGAACCATGCGCCGCACCACCGCCTCCCAGCTGTTCTGCCTCGGCCTCGCCATCGGCGGCGTCACGTGGACACAGGCCGCATCCCCCTTCCGCTATCCCCCTCAGCGCAAGGCCATCGAGCCGGCGACCACCACCGCGGGGAACACGGTACGCCCCGTGGCACCGACCGATCGGTTGGCCTGCCTTCCGTCCAACACATTCACGAAGCTTGTCATCGAGTAGGTTCGTTCAATGACAGCGCAACAAGGGGCTGGAAGGCTTCCACGATGTGGGGGCTTTCGGCTTTTCGGGGGGGTGCGGTCCGGTGCCTGTACCTTCGGCGCAGCAGCCATGGAGACGATCCTGAACCACATCGGCGGGCGCTTCGCCGCCGCGCATAGCGGCGCCACCCTGCCGGTGCATGCACCCGCCACGGGCGCGGTGTTCGCCACCGCACCGGACAGCGACGCACGCGATGTGGATGATGCGGTGGCGGCCGCGCGGGCCGCACAACCCAGGTGGTGGGGGCTGGGGCGCGAGGGGCGCAGCAACGCCCTGCTGCGTGTGGCGGACCAAGTGGAACGCGACCTGGAGCGTTTCGCCCAGGCCGAGTCGCGGGACAATGGCAAGCCCGTTCATCTGGCGCGCGAGGTGGACATTCCACGCGCCGTGGCCAACCTGCGCTTCTTCGCCACGGCCATCCTGCACCAGCAGAGCGAGGCGCACCTGATGGACGAGGTGGCGCTGAACTACACCGACCGGCAGCCGGTGGGTGTGGCCGGCTGCATCAGCCCGTGGAACCTGCCGCTCTACCTCTTCACCTGGAAGGTGGCCCCCGCCCTGGCGGCCGGCTGCACGGTGGTGGCCAAGCCCTCGGAGGTGACACCCCTCACGGCGCATCTGCTGGCCGAAGCCTGCGCGGCCGTGCAATTGCCCCCCGGTGTGCTGAACATCGTGCACGGACTTGGCGCCAAGGTGGGGGCCGCCATCAGCGCGCACCCGGACATCCCCGCGATCTCCTTCACCGGCGGCACGCGCACCGGCGCGGAGATCGCCCGCACCGCGGCGCCGATGTTCAAGAAGCTCAGCCTGGAGCTCGGCGGCAAGAACCCCGTGGTGGTGTTCGAGGATTGCGACTTCGACCGCATGCTGGACACCACGGTGCGGTCCTCCTTCCGCAACCAGGGACAGATCTGCCTGTGCGGTTCACGCATCCTCGTGGCACGCAGCATCTACGACCGCTTCAAGGAGGCGTTCGTGGCGCGCACCGAAGCCCTGCGCGTGGGTGATCCGTCGGACCCTGCGACCGACCTGGGCGCGCTGGTGAGCGAGGCGCATCTGGAGAAGGTGCTCGGCCATGTGGACCTGGCGCGTGCCGAAGGCGGCACCGTGCTGTGCGGCGGAGAGCGCGTGCGGCTGCCGGGCGCCCTGTCCGGCGGCTGGTACATGCGCCCCACGGTGATCGAGGGGCTGGGTCCGCAGTGCCGCACCAACCAGGAGGAGATCTTCGGTCCGGTGGTGACGCTGCAGCCCTTCGACAGCGAGGAGGAGGCGCTGGCGCTGGCGAACGCGACGCCTTACGGCCTGGCCGGTGTGGTATGGACACGGGATGTCCAGCGGGCGCACCGGGTGGCGCGCGGCATCCAGGCGGGCATCGTGTGGGTGAACTGCTGGATGGTGCGCGACCTCCGCACGCCCTTCGGGGGCACCAAGCAAAGCGGCGTGGGGCGCGAGGGCGGCTGGGAGGCGCTGCGCTTCTTCACCGAGGCGCGGAACGTGTGCGTGCGCTGGTGAACGCCGTGCCCTTCCGCTCCCGGTCCTTCATCCCGTTGGTGAAGAACCAGCCGAAGCGGCGGTCGAACCAGGCCTCGAAGCGCTCCAGCGCATGGAACAGGGCGGCAAGCATCGTGCGTGCGGGGTTGCTCATGGATAACACCAACACGGGACAGGAATTGTGCCAGGGGCCGGGCGATCCGGCGAACGGTGCGTTGGGGATCAGGAACGGGCCTCCACCCAGGCCAGGGACAGCTCCGCGTCCAGGTCGCACCGACCGGCGGTGAGCCCCCCGGTGGCGCGCATGGCCAGTTCCAGCAGCCCGGCACCGGCGGGGTCCTCCCCCTGGAGGGCCGCGCGGTAGCGGCGTTTGAGGTGAAAGGCCGTATCCCGGCCGATCCCCTCCACGACCTCCTGCAGGTGACGGGCCTCTGAAGCCGGGCCCACCGCACCAGCCAGCATGCTCCAGCCGACGGGGGAACGGCGCTGGACGGCCAGCAGCACGGGCCCGCTGCGACGCGCGGCGCTGTCATCGAAATACTGGGTGGCGGCCAGCAGGCAGGCGTGCAGCGGTTCCCCGCCCACCCCCGACTCCTGCACCAGCCCCAGCAGCGCGTTCAACAGGGCCGGCGCGGGTTCTCCGAGCATGGCGGCCACTACGCGACACGCCTCCTGCGCGCGGCAGACCCCGGCCACGCGGTCGAACGGCAGGGGCTCCGCATCCCCGAGCAGCACCTGGAGCATGAAGCGGTGCATGCCGGCCTCGAGGGATTCCAGCGCATGGCCCGGATCGCGGCCGCTGCGGCGCGCCATCTCGATGAGCCCCAGCCCGGCGCCGCCCTTGGCCGATGCGGCGTTGGCCTGCAGCCCGCGGAGGAAGAGCGCCTTCAACGTGTCGGCATCCTTGCCGAGCACACCGTTGAGCGCGCGGTGCAACGCGGGCAGGTCGGCGTCGGCCACCGGGTTGAAGGTGATCACCTGCTGGCCCTGCGGCACCACGCCGAACAGGAGACCGCTCCGGTGCTTGATGCCTTCGGTTTGGGGGCGGTGGCGGATGATGTTCTGGAAGGCCTCCACCAGCACGAAGGCCAGTCGCGCGCGGGCCCCTTTGGACAAGCCCTGCCGCTCGGCGATGGCCTCGGCCAGCTCGATCAGGGCGGGCGGTCTGCGCGTCGCGGAAGGGATCGCCGAGCAGGAGGGCGAAGGTGCCGCCGGACAAGGCCCGGTACAGGCTGAGCGCATGGGGGACCTCCATCGGCCGAAGCGTTCAAAGATAGCCGCGGCCCCGAACGGGCCCCGGCGCACCGATAACTTGCGCCCCATGCGGTCGGGTGAACGCGAGGCGGTGCTGGAGCAGGCGCGGCTCCATGTGCGGCGCCACTTCAGCAAGCACATCGGTGCACGCTTCACCTTCCACGACCTGGACCACACGCTGGCGGTGACGCGCACGGCGCTGGAGATCGGTCGGGCCCACCGCCTGTCCGGGACAGACCTGTGGGTCCTGGAGATGGCGGCCCTGTTCCACGACACGGGCTACGCGCAGGCCTACGCGGGGCACGAGGGGGTGAGCGCGCGCCTGGCCGCGGCCTTTCTGAAGGAGCAGGGTGTACCGGCGGCGCTGGTCCGGCGTGTGGTGGGGCTGATCCAGGCCACGCGCATGGGTGCCCGGCCCCGGAGCCTGCTGCAGCGCATCCTGCGCGATGCGGACAGCGCCAAGGCCGGCCAGGTGGACTTCGAGGAGCACAGCGAGCGCTTGAAGCTGGAGCAGCAGGCCGTGACGGCGCGCTCCGTGAAGCGCGGCGAGTGGGCGCGCGAGAACCTGGCCTACCTGGAGGCGCATCGCTTCCACACACCGTACGCCGAGCGGCGCTTCGGGGCGCAGAAACGCATGAACCTGAGCCTCGCCCGGCGGCGTGTGCGCGAGGGTGTGCTGCCCGCACCACGGGTGCAGCACGACCCCTTCTTCGACCGCGACCTCAGCTGGCTGGCCTTCAACGACCGGGTGCTGCAGGAGGCCAGCGACCCGCGCGTGCCGCTGCTGGAGCGCATCAAGTTCCTGGCGATCTACAGCAGCAACCTCGACGAGTTCTATCGCGTGCGCGTGGCCTCGCTGCGCTCGCTGGCCAAGCTGGGGCGGCGCGACCGCACGGCGCTGGGGGTGGCCACCGAGGCCTTGATCGCCCGGATCAACCGCACCGCGCTGCAGCAGC is a window from the Flavobacteriales bacterium genome containing:
- a CDS encoding T9SS type A sorting domain-containing protein, which encodes MPYRTALTALAALLAAHAPQLFAQGGGVPVNDLCTGATVVALSPGVPAVRNGDSGGSTDEVGFGAAQVWEAFSLSQCMDVTVDLCGTTPAFPNSFINLVIGCPIANIVNTGVFEFVTCGDGNVTILFPNLPAGTYYFPVINEPGSTGPYTLTFTGQVCTTPPPANDECSGAIALVPDAGCTPVNGTTLGATESLPAITCAGITGDANDDVWFSFVASSSDHSVVVEPSLGFNPVVDVLEGACGATTSIACGDQGALGATETVVLSNLTIGNTYFVRVYDWYGGQPAGPTFTICVQGGGSAPANDLCSAVIADPLALGGTLTFTGNNAGATTLADADITSLLNDGVPKVWHAFTLSDCAIVTISYCGSTPPFDEVYPALTTSCPAAQTLFTAQADFTCVDTNAEITFVGLAPGTYYIPVGNFGSGSSGDYVLTVSANACPAPPPNDDCANAAYIEVLPLPDCPGSSTGGYNSGAVLSTDDPSCDSSTNGYLDVWYTFEPGVNTQVEVTLENLTMSDWSMAVYEACGGAEVACVQFPSGPVTVTTIPNQPYYVRVMTNTDLGLGGDFRLCIAADITTTVGHPADEAPFAVFPDPAQGFADLRWSGAAGLVRLSLTDLMGRVVMTEQRSLVAGGVSRLDLTGMAPGGYVLRCETADGSWQKRLTVR
- a CDS encoding T9SS type A sorting domain-containing protein is translated as MTLHSALIHCTAFAAVALFGISRIAAQGVDDCSQVVADPLAIGGTLQWTGDNSNATITGDYAPGSVLEGFGIPVLWHAFTTTACADVTIDYCGSPSVFVDFWNVLATSCPATNALIVTQLYEYNSCGDGNPTVSFNNLPAGTYLFPVWTAVGSAFGPYVINVTAEACGGSQAPPNDQCGQVTAEGLAVGDTLTFTGDNTNATATNDFAQGSPFAGAPVVWHAFTTTTCATVEVRYCGQNPVWENSFGFLATDCPADSLVFFSTFNDTTCADGNRTYVYSELAAGTYYVPVLLDANNNAVGTYSIDVLATECSTPPAFFDFCADAIAVALNVDDTLTFAGDNTNATPTADFVPTSPFAGAPVVWHMFTTVECATVTVSYCGLNPAWTNAFGFLATGCPADSIVLFSTFNTTDCGDGNLTYVFDELAAGTYLLPVVRDANNNAIGPYSIQVTAVACQGSNTPPNDNCANVVPEALEPGAPLTFTGDNTGATFTDDWVSGSPFSLAPVVWHAFSLDSCMDVTVSYCGQNPAWTNAFGFLATSCPADSVVYFSTFNDTACGDQNLTYYFYQLDAGTYLLPVVLDANSNAIGPYAITVDGVNCINTGVAAMETAPLSLFPNPTTGVLNVRNPAADAAFTLEVLDMAGRAVHAERARIAQGASHSLQLDRLSPGAYTLRATTPHARTEQRFVIH
- a CDS encoding SDR family oxidoreductase — protein: MNPDLQGQRALVCGATQGIGRAVAMALAAQGARVTVLARKAEALDHLVTALPGEGHQALPADLSATAELEQAVDRALGEGSFTILVNNAGGPPPGPAHKAQVMEFEQAMRLHLFAFHTLVRRLLPGMREAGHGRIINIISTSVKQPLPDLGVSNTVRAAVANWAKTLANELGPWNITVNNVLPGATATERLEAIIRAKAERTGSSEEEVAAHMRAEIPLRRFALPEEVAAAVAFLAGPGGSYVSGINLPVDGGRTASL
- a CDS encoding response regulator transcription factor, whose protein sequence is MAPTPKLLVVEDDPNLGALLAEYLRVKGFEVDLRADGEAGLKAFRAAAEARDRYDLLLLDVMMPVKDGFTLAREIRRTDAQVPIIFLTAKSMKQDTIQGFQAGADDYLTKPFSMEELVLRVQAVLRRSAGIGLGPEQPQQHSIGSYTFDVRKQLLRRGEEERKLTTKESELLRLLCLHRNGLLERRQALREIWGDDNYFNGRSMDVYIARLRKHLRADPEVEIINIHGQGFRLAAREQA
- a CDS encoding HAMP domain-containing histidine kinase, giving the protein MNERSILGLTLAITLALVGLVVIQVRWIGESMDLKDVQLGRSVDNALIAVGERLERLETLERLRAHSGLDRLRSTDSLTVIGAPTGSDDVVADMLRGLIAVDDVRPVEERVPAPVLDSLLGEELRLRGITGVVDHAILDAVDQVVMASPGADTAALVSSPHTVPLFRNDAPGARLRLHVLLPGQERLVRAAIRPMLLMSAAFLLVIVAVFVITLRTVHRQKRISDIKNDLVNNLTHELKTPISTIALACEALNDPSMPHTEQQTRTFVNMIREENKRLGVLVENVLQSAVQDSGQMRLRPVDLDLHVLIDDVVRNMRIQAERRGGGIEVAFGAVLHRLQGDRIHLTNVLQNLIDNAIKYAAREPRIQVRTRSDHQGIAVEVQDNGIGIPRAEQRRIFEKLYRVPTGNVHNVKGFGLGLSYVRAVVQRHGGRIQVASEPGQGSTFTITLPFEHGSNTQAPGGRG
- a CDS encoding aldehyde dehydrogenase, translating into METILNHIGGRFAAAHSGATLPVHAPATGAVFATAPDSDARDVDDAVAAARAAQPRWWGLGREGRSNALLRVADQVERDLERFAQAESRDNGKPVHLAREVDIPRAVANLRFFATAILHQQSEAHLMDEVALNYTDRQPVGVAGCISPWNLPLYLFTWKVAPALAAGCTVVAKPSEVTPLTAHLLAEACAAVQLPPGVLNIVHGLGAKVGAAISAHPDIPAISFTGGTRTGAEIARTAAPMFKKLSLELGGKNPVVVFEDCDFDRMLDTTVRSSFRNQGQICLCGSRILVARSIYDRFKEAFVARTEALRVGDPSDPATDLGALVSEAHLEKVLGHVDLARAEGGTVLCGGERVRLPGALSGGWYMRPTVIEGLGPQCRTNQEEIFGPVVTLQPFDSEEEALALANATPYGLAGVVWTRDVQRAHRVARGIQAGIVWVNCWMVRDLRTPFGGTKQSGVGREGGWEALRFFTEARNVCVRW